The following proteins are co-located in the Desulfatibacillum aliphaticivorans DSM 15576 genome:
- a CDS encoding chemotaxis protein CheD: MTGANNIPAEADYFLKPAYIFVPSKPTLISTVLGTCVAVSLFDKKRRVGGMSHFKYPRIADPGQATAHYGNVAIPTLINMMVDAGSKIRHLEAQIFGGAFNPEYSQEDVGEENVELARMVLKKKGVKVVSEDVGGEKGRKLVFHSEKNETAVMKVERLRPSDWYPYEGER; encoded by the coding sequence GTGACCGGGGCAAACAACATACCGGCCGAAGCTGATTATTTTCTCAAGCCTGCGTATATTTTCGTTCCCAGCAAACCCACCCTGATTTCCACGGTGCTGGGAACCTGTGTGGCTGTGAGCCTTTTTGATAAAAAACGCCGCGTGGGCGGCATGAGCCACTTTAAATACCCCAGGATCGCCGACCCCGGCCAGGCCACCGCCCATTACGGCAATGTGGCCATTCCCACCCTTATCAACATGATGGTGGACGCGGGCTCCAAAATACGCCATCTGGAGGCCCAGATTTTCGGCGGGGCCTTTAATCCGGAATACAGCCAGGAAGACGTGGGCGAGGAAAACGTGGAACTGGCCCGGATGGTTTTGAAGAAAAAGGGCGTCAAGGTGGTGTCCGAGGACGTGGGCGGGGAAAAAGGGCGGAAGTTGGTTTTTCATTCCGAGAAGAACGAAACCGCGGTCATGAAGGTGGAGCGTCTCAGGCCTTCGGACTGGTATCCTTATGAAGGGGAGCGGTGA
- a CDS encoding SUMF1/EgtB/PvdO family nonheme iron enzyme, with translation MDANISREIIEKAVDELAYRNKKALKYLLLDSILRRYPEDPSLSLDEKISADDLIREVWDTGGDPQAIANRRKNFNSIKSAINSDLKRLYKEGKNPSGVIIGPENNFIMSDEAREALLATLAQTAGNGSLSALDQLAQMMNTLKQILSDEDIIDSNNPDDALSQIHRLLKGISEKLGIDQEVEDAREGVAVRQAKEGEDAELIASPEADGAGKGGHAEAEGEALLSDGGVSDEDVEIVEEEWDDEEDVELIEDDEELEDLDEENVEELEELEDEIIEDELVEDSEEIEEVDSREGEGASEVEDAAGKDGAAEEDIDGESLEFVELDEDVELIDEETLEEEESEDLEDEEDIAKDVEEIGDDGGDGGDEEGDGLEEEDGDGLGEGETGDEDLEIVELDQDEELVDEETLGEDEPEDLEDKEDIVKDVEEIGDDGAGEEGDGPEEEDGDGLGEEEAGDEDLEIVELDEDEELEVEDVEEGEGEGDEGEEVGEPDADLKLENLDDDVEIIDADDLEYEDIEEVSESIEDDDVTIVELDDDEEDLKEEAALDDDVEVVDAPEDDFEEIDELEDDADIVEDEIDEDVEELEDDLEDVELMDANEELEEVEEALSDEEGEPAEEDEFGDGDLEEEDEEEYEEVGLLDDDEELEILDDDMELEEVEEAPKQGSVEPTMGALGADDSLEVEEDKARVLAEQFDGFLGSMEKAYNQYLLIPEGRYVVGCKSPGKGDRPRQKIEMPPFYMGKFPVTNALFEIFVEKTGYITTAEEKGYSMVYKSRFERITDPRTGKTHVRYNQSRSCEKVEGANWYQPLGPGSTLYRKRNHPVVQVSRRDAIAFAAWTGKKLPGEDEWEAAARTQKGLIYPWGSEWEEGRANTEEAKIGDTCPVEHLSNTNALNISGMAGNILEWTADLADSDKSEFFVVKGSSWISSPPAPLYARTFCKGSETSNILGFRCVAI, from the coding sequence ATGGACGCCAATATTAGCCGTGAAATCATTGAAAAGGCCGTAGACGAACTGGCCTATCGCAATAAAAAGGCGCTCAAATACCTTTTGTTGGACTCAATTCTCCGCAGATACCCGGAAGATCCTTCCCTCTCCCTGGATGAGAAAATTTCCGCGGACGATCTTATTCGTGAAGTGTGGGATACAGGCGGAGACCCGCAAGCCATTGCCAACCGCCGGAAAAACTTCAACAGCATCAAGTCGGCCATCAATTCCGACTTAAAACGTTTATATAAGGAAGGGAAAAACCCCAGCGGCGTCATCATCGGCCCGGAAAACAACTTCATTATGTCCGATGAAGCCCGGGAAGCCCTCCTTGCCACTCTGGCCCAGACCGCCGGAAACGGCAGCCTGTCCGCCTTGGATCAACTGGCCCAAATGATGAACACGCTCAAGCAGATTCTTTCCGACGAAGACATCATAGATTCCAACAACCCGGACGACGCCCTTTCACAAATCCATCGTCTGCTTAAAGGCATTTCGGAAAAGCTGGGGATTGATCAGGAAGTCGAGGACGCGAGGGAAGGCGTTGCAGTCCGACAAGCGAAAGAAGGGGAAGATGCAGAACTCATAGCGTCCCCGGAGGCCGATGGCGCTGGAAAGGGAGGCCATGCGGAGGCTGAGGGAGAAGCCCTTTTGAGCGATGGCGGAGTATCGGACGAAGACGTGGAGATCGTGGAAGAGGAATGGGATGACGAAGAGGACGTGGAACTGATTGAAGATGATGAAGAGCTGGAAGATTTGGATGAGGAGAATGTAGAGGAATTAGAGGAATTAGAGGACGAAATCATCGAAGATGAACTTGTTGAGGATTCTGAAGAAATAGAAGAAGTTGATTCCAGAGAAGGAGAAGGCGCAAGCGAAGTTGAAGATGCGGCCGGAAAGGACGGTGCGGCCGAAGAGGACATAGATGGAGAGAGCCTGGAATTCGTCGAATTGGACGAGGACGTAGAACTGATTGACGAGGAAACTTTGGAGGAAGAGGAATCGGAGGACCTTGAAGACGAAGAGGATATTGCAAAAGACGTGGAGGAAATTGGGGATGACGGGGGTGACGGGGGTGACGAAGAGGGAGATGGCCTGGAAGAAGAGGATGGAGACGGTTTGGGAGAAGGGGAAACTGGCGACGAGGATCTTGAAATCGTCGAACTGGACCAGGATGAGGAACTGGTTGACGAGGAAACTTTGGGGGAAGACGAACCGGAGGATCTTGAAGACAAAGAGGATATTGTAAAAGACGTGGAGGAAATTGGGGATGACGGGGCCGGCGAAGAGGGAGATGGCCCGGAAGAGGAGGATGGAGACGGTTTGGGAGAAGAGGAGGCGGGCGACGAGGATCTTGAAATCGTCGAATTGGACGAGGATGAGGAGCTGGAAGTTGAAGATGTGGAAGAAGGGGAAGGGGAAGGGGACGAAGGGGAGGAAGTTGGCGAACCTGATGCAGATCTGAAACTTGAAAATTTGGATGACGACGTAGAAATCATCGATGCTGATGATTTGGAGTATGAAGACATTGAGGAAGTGTCGGAATCAATTGAAGATGATGATGTAACAATAGTGGAACTGGATGACGATGAGGAAGATTTGAAGGAGGAAGCCGCTCTTGATGATGATGTGGAGGTTGTGGACGCCCCGGAAGACGATTTTGAGGAAATTGATGAGCTGGAAGATGACGCGGATATCGTAGAAGATGAAATTGATGAAGATGTTGAGGAATTGGAAGATGATTTGGAAGACGTTGAGTTGATGGACGCTAATGAGGAGTTGGAGGAAGTGGAAGAGGCGTTGTCTGACGAGGAAGGCGAGCCTGCAGAAGAAGACGAATTCGGCGACGGCGATTTGGAGGAAGAGGACGAAGAGGAATATGAAGAAGTAGGCCTTTTGGACGATGACGAGGAACTGGAAATCCTGGACGACGACATGGAGCTGGAAGAGGTGGAGGAAGCGCCTAAGCAAGGGTCTGTGGAGCCTACCATGGGCGCTCTGGGCGCGGACGATTCCCTGGAAGTGGAGGAGGATAAGGCCCGCGTCCTCGCCGAACAGTTCGACGGCTTTTTAGGCAGTATGGAAAAGGCCTACAATCAATATTTGCTCATCCCTGAAGGCAGGTATGTTGTGGGTTGCAAATCGCCGGGCAAAGGGGATCGTCCCAGGCAAAAAATTGAAATGCCGCCTTTTTATATGGGCAAATTCCCCGTCACCAACGCCTTGTTTGAAATCTTTGTGGAAAAAACCGGGTACATCACTACGGCTGAAGAAAAAGGCTACAGCATGGTCTATAAAAGCCGGTTCGAAAGAATCACCGATCCGCGCACCGGCAAAACCCATGTCCGGTACAATCAGTCCCGCAGTTGCGAAAAGGTGGAAGGCGCCAACTGGTATCAACCCCTGGGACCGGGCAGCACTCTATATCGAAAAAGAAACCACCCCGTGGTTCAGGTCAGCCGCCGGGACGCCATAGCCTTCGCCGCCTGGACTGGGAAAAAACTGCCTGGCGAGGACGAATGGGAAGCCGCAGCCCGCACCCAAAAGGGTTTGATTTATCCTTGGGGAAGCGAGTGGGAGGAAGGCAGGGCCAACACGGAGGAGGCCAAAATCGGCGACACCTGCCCTGTGGAGCATTTGTCCAACACCAATGCATTAAACATTTCCGGCATGGCGGGAAATATATTGGAATGGACCGCCGACCTGGCGGATTCTGACAAGTCTGAATTCTTTGTGGTGAAAGGCTCGTCGTGGATTTCGTCGCCCCCCGCCCCTTTATACGCCCGGACTTTCTGCAAGGGGTCCGAAACCTCCAATATTTTAGGATTCAGATGCGTGGCGATTTGA
- a CDS encoding topoisomerase DNA-binding C4 zinc finger domain-containing protein: MDYTKVKPRFDEVLQNHCERLIGSRVGLRGLPLTLEAITALALLEERQEDSNDDPSKLHTKATLFQEMAEVGLESQDFIRESLGHLEEKGYFQTLDGGGLEPSSDVFTMVGALNKVFPQMPGMLLVAYFIQTVQEVTSGRKGLDHAVDQFDQALTMHGMSARKDKPAASAKPPEQDAAKKRLASLRKISAARAAAARRNEVASYSLDNFGAPTPVQKQEEASPPMEESPHAPPQEVPAPEAQEEAATPVVEAEETPPDVEDDVQPEVEEEQLPAEEDAAEKEASRDEEAPVEDEPPAELEAAAAEPEEAEAIEDVEPEPEPETEPEPEPEPEPSEPPEMNEADIMERVAQFEEALAMTCPLCGEGKVKEQQTSMGKIFFACTSKSCQFISWGKPHHIPCPLCSNSFLVEAQAIEGHAILKCPRATCSHVQPVSGGPGEAAPKKKKRRVVRRRKSKS; this comes from the coding sequence ATGGACTATACAAAAGTTAAGCCCAGATTCGATGAAGTTTTGCAAAACCATTGTGAACGCCTGATTGGCTCCCGGGTAGGTTTGAGGGGTTTGCCTCTCACGCTGGAAGCCATAACTGCACTGGCTTTGCTTGAAGAGCGGCAGGAAGACTCCAACGACGATCCGTCCAAACTGCACACCAAAGCGACCCTCTTCCAGGAAATGGCGGAAGTCGGCCTGGAGTCGCAGGACTTCATAAGGGAAAGCCTGGGACACCTGGAGGAGAAGGGTTATTTTCAGACGCTTGACGGCGGAGGCCTGGAGCCCTCCAGCGATGTGTTCACTATGGTCGGCGCCCTCAATAAGGTTTTTCCTCAAATGCCCGGCATGCTTTTGGTCGCCTATTTCATTCAGACCGTGCAGGAGGTGACCTCCGGCAGAAAAGGTTTGGATCACGCGGTGGATCAGTTTGACCAGGCTTTGACCATGCATGGGATGTCCGCCAGAAAAGATAAGCCTGCGGCGTCCGCCAAGCCTCCTGAACAGGATGCGGCGAAAAAGCGTCTGGCGTCTCTTCGCAAGATCAGCGCCGCCCGGGCGGCCGCAGCACGCCGGAACGAAGTTGCTTCTTACTCCCTGGATAATTTCGGCGCTCCAACGCCGGTGCAAAAACAGGAAGAGGCGTCGCCTCCCATGGAAGAGTCTCCCCATGCCCCGCCGCAAGAGGTTCCTGCGCCGGAAGCTCAGGAAGAAGCCGCAACTCCTGTTGTTGAAGCCGAGGAGACCCCTCCGGATGTAGAGGATGATGTTCAACCCGAAGTTGAGGAAGAACAACTCCCTGCGGAGGAAGACGCCGCTGAAAAGGAGGCTTCTCGTGACGAGGAAGCTCCCGTGGAGGACGAGCCTCCGGCGGAGTTGGAAGCTGCAGCGGCTGAGCCTGAAGAGGCGGAGGCGATAGAAGATGTGGAGCCCGAACCGGAGCCTGAAACGGAGCCGGAGCCGGAGCCGGAGCCGGAGCCGTCCGAACCGCCCGAGATGAATGAAGCGGACATCATGGAAAGGGTGGCCCAGTTTGAGGAGGCCCTGGCCATGACCTGCCCCCTGTGCGGGGAGGGCAAAGTCAAAGAACAGCAAACTTCCATGGGTAAAATATTTTTTGCCTGCACGTCCAAGTCCTGCCAGTTCATCAGTTGGGGAAAGCCCCATCATATACCTTGTCCGTTATGCAGCAACTCCTTTTTGGTGGAGGCCCAGGCCATTGAAGGGCACGCCATTCTCAAATGCCCAAGGGCCACATGCAGCCATGTGCAGCCGGTTTCCGGCGGTCCAGGGGAGGCGGCGCCCAAGAAAAAGAAGCGCCGGGTGGTGCGGCGCAGAAAATCAAAGAGCTAA
- the flgM gene encoding flagellar biosynthesis anti-sigma factor FlgM, protein MKVTSNNYEISKYLNETATRESQKAAETDAKSNQTQAAGATGQDVVVELSQTSQEVQMAREVIEQQPDMREEKVAALKAQMESGSYEVNPEKIAEKMLRMFMDETG, encoded by the coding sequence ATGAAAGTAACAAGCAACAATTACGAGATAAGCAAGTATCTCAACGAAACAGCTACCAGGGAAAGCCAGAAAGCCGCAGAGACCGACGCCAAGTCCAATCAGACCCAGGCCGCTGGAGCGACGGGACAAGACGTGGTCGTCGAGTTGTCTCAAACATCCCAGGAGGTTCAGATGGCTCGCGAAGTGATCGAGCAACAGCCCGATATGCGGGAAGAAAAGGTAGCTGCGTTGAAAGCGCAGATGGAAAGCGGCTCTTACGAGGTAAATCCGGAGAAGATCGCCGAAAAAATGCTCCGTATGTTTATGGACGAAACCGGCTGA